A region of Chlamydiota bacterium DNA encodes the following proteins:
- the cysJ gene encoding Sulfite reductase [NADPH] flavoprotein alpha-component encodes MSMPLQVSLNRYDHNHPFIASLKLKKRISNKESERETWHLVLRVDESFDYKVGDSVGVLCKNDPLEVANIAKYLSIDPKTIENKTLSRCHNNLIKWAMQHGDAEALKTKLENTTKLLPVLELIHIAKLDTLPIDLLPPLFPRFYSIASCPRTHKNEIHLTVILSEYETVLGNRQKGVATNYLLFGLKEGNSVSIYLNPTKHFTLPKDTLPIIMIGPGTGIAPFRGFLYARKEQNAKENWLFFGERYENKEFYYQDEMRAFEEMGFLKLSTAFSRDQKEKVYVQDVLKRHANEVLNWIEKGAYIYVCGDAKHMAKAVDDALLEMVKKKYGKNMQDAKSVLKQLRHEKRYVLDVY; translated from the coding sequence ATGAGCATGCCTTTACAAGTATCTTTAAATCGCTATGACCACAACCATCCCTTTATAGCTTCGCTAAAGTTAAAAAAAAGGATCAGCAACAAAGAATCTGAAAGAGAAACCTGGCATCTTGTTTTGAGAGTCGATGAAAGCTTTGATTATAAAGTGGGAGATAGTGTGGGTGTTCTTTGTAAAAATGATCCTTTAGAAGTTGCAAACATTGCCAAATATCTTTCTATCGATCCGAAGACAATCGAAAATAAAACGCTAAGTCGGTGCCATAATAATCTTATCAAATGGGCAATGCAGCATGGGGATGCCGAAGCTTTAAAAACAAAACTTGAAAATACCACAAAGCTATTGCCTGTTTTAGAATTGATCCACATTGCAAAATTGGACACATTGCCCATCGATTTATTGCCTCCACTTTTTCCAAGGTTTTATTCCATTGCATCCTGTCCACGCACACATAAAAATGAAATCCATTTGACAGTGATTTTGAGCGAATACGAAACCGTGCTTGGAAATAGACAAAAAGGGGTCGCGACAAACTATTTGCTCTTTGGGTTAAAAGAAGGCAATAGCGTTTCTATCTATTTAAATCCTACCAAACATTTCACCCTTCCAAAAGATACGCTGCCGATCATCATGATAGGACCTGGAACAGGGATTGCACCTTTTCGTGGGTTTTTGTATGCGCGAAAAGAACAAAATGCAAAAGAAAATTGGCTCTTTTTTGGAGAAAGATATGAAAATAAAGAGTTTTATTATCAAGATGAGATGCGTGCATTTGAAGAGATGGGTTTTTTAAAATTATCTACGGCATTTTCTCGCGATCAAAAAGAAAAAGTCTATGTCCAAGATGTGCTGAAAAGACATGCAAATGAAGTGCTTAACTGGATAGAAAAAGGTGCCTACATTTATGTATGTGGAGATGCCAAACATATGGCCAAGGCTGTAGATGATGCGCTTTTAGAGATGGTCAAAAAAAAGTATGGTAAAAATATGCAAGATGCTAAAAGTGTTTTAAAACAATTGCGACACGAAAAAAGGTATGTTTTAGATGTCTATTAG
- the tyrP_3 gene encoding Tyrosine-specific transport protein, giving the protein MQHKHTIGASLIIAGTAIGAGMLAIPLVTAQYGVLPTVLITCFAWAVMYLSGLFVMEGVLWSEENANFLTMSEKFLGRFGKGLTFVFYLFLYGCLLVAYFSGIEPILRALFGSIEMATLMTVLVVTLGLIIIFGMLWIDRLNLILMIGLSVAFLSLLALASEQVSMKNLDFYQFQKVYLALPLLFAAFGYHNVIPSICTYLKRDVRKIKIAIFIGTFLTLIIYLLWQFVILASVEKSALLFLKDQGLPVTFALQNVTKSPLLGKFALGFSFFALTTSLLGVAFSMVDFLIDGFKMKMQGIGRMGMTIIVLILPLSFARFFPNIFVEALEYAGGFGEAYLNALLPALVFFVAKKRRHLQAQMQWKADGLWLFIVCLVALLTIVLQAFVK; this is encoded by the coding sequence ATGCAGCACAAACATACCATTGGAGCGAGCTTAATTATTGCAGGGACAGCCATTGGCGCTGGAATGCTTGCGATTCCCCTTGTCACAGCACAATATGGTGTTTTACCGACAGTTTTGATCACTTGTTTTGCATGGGCTGTCATGTATCTATCTGGACTTTTTGTTATGGAAGGTGTGCTTTGGAGTGAAGAAAACGCCAACTTTTTGACCATGAGTGAAAAGTTTTTGGGTCGATTTGGTAAAGGGTTGACGTTTGTTTTTTATTTGTTTTTATATGGGTGTTTGCTCGTTGCCTATTTTTCTGGCATAGAACCTATTCTGCGCGCGCTTTTTGGATCTATTGAAATGGCCACACTAATGACTGTTCTTGTGGTGACTTTAGGACTCATTATTATTTTTGGAATGCTTTGGATCGATCGATTAAATTTGATTTTGATGATTGGATTGAGTGTCGCTTTTTTAAGCCTTTTAGCTCTGGCATCTGAGCAGGTCAGTATGAAAAATCTCGATTTTTATCAGTTTCAAAAAGTCTATTTAGCTCTTCCTCTTTTGTTTGCAGCCTTTGGTTATCACAATGTGATTCCATCGATTTGCACCTATCTTAAACGCGATGTAAGAAAAATTAAAATCGCTATTTTTATAGGGACATTTTTGACACTTATTATTTATTTGCTGTGGCAATTTGTGATTTTGGCAAGTGTGGAAAAAAGTGCGCTTCTTTTTTTAAAAGACCAAGGTTTGCCCGTCACATTTGCTCTTCAAAATGTAACAAAGAGCCCACTTTTAGGTAAGTTTGCGCTGGGGTTTTCGTTTTTTGCGCTCACAACATCCCTTTTAGGTGTGGCATTTTCGATGGTTGATTTTTTGATCGATGGTTTCAAAATGAAAATGCAAGGAATAGGACGCATGGGAATGACGATCATCGTACTCATCCTTCCTTTGAGTTTTGCGCGTTTTTTCCCCAATATTTTTGTCGAAGCCTTAGAATATGCAGGAGGATTTGGTGAAGCTTATCTAAATGCACTTTTACCAGCGCTCGTCTTTTTTGTCGCGAAAAAAAGGCGGCATCTGCAGGCACAAATGCAGTGGAAGGCCGATGGATTGTGGCTTTTTATTGTCTGCTTGGTTGCGCTTTTAACAATCGTATTGCAAGCTTTTGTAAAGTAG
- the murAB gene encoding UDP-N-acetylglucosamine 1-carboxyvinyltransferase 2 gives MEYLDIEGGSPLKGSIRVQGAKNAITKLLVASLVSDKRCVFKNVPDIGDVEVTVALCQEIGSEVNWDKKNKTIEIITKELSTAYVPQRFSGGNRIPILMIGALLGRTTEDIIVPTVGGCNIGKRKVDYHILALQKLGATIEYRHMKQQGAYFAQAHNGLQGAVIELPYPSVGATENTILAALRANGKTVIKNAAIEPEIIDLVLFLQKMGANISIEGHRTICIEKTCVFYEVEHTVIGDRIEAASFAMAALATKGHIFVEGIVQNHMLSFLNQFRKVGGGFQVKDEGIEFFYQSDSGKIHLETDVYPGFTTDWQQPYAVVLTQIQGTSIIHETVYEKRFGYIKTLKEMGANIELFTSCLGNKPCRFKDQSYEHSCVIHGKTVLHGKEIHIPDLRAGFAYVLAALVAKGKSKIYNLHYLDRGYDHVVQKLQTLGANVARSEAQNKESIKPLEKELIETNSYQEIRT, from the coding sequence ATGGAATATTTAGACATTGAAGGTGGATCTCCTTTAAAGGGATCGATTCGAGTTCAGGGCGCAAAAAATGCCATCACGAAACTTCTTGTTGCTTCTCTAGTTTCAGATAAACGCTGTGTATTTAAAAATGTTCCTGACATTGGAGATGTTGAAGTGACCGTCGCGCTTTGTCAGGAAATTGGTTCTGAGGTTAACTGGGACAAGAAAAACAAAACGATTGAAATCATCACAAAAGAGTTATCAACTGCGTATGTTCCACAACGTTTTTCAGGGGGAAATCGGATTCCTATTTTGATGATAGGAGCTCTGCTTGGAAGAACAACGGAAGATATCATTGTTCCGACTGTTGGGGGATGTAATATTGGAAAAAGAAAAGTAGATTACCATATTTTAGCTCTGCAAAAGTTGGGTGCGACAATTGAATATCGCCACATGAAACAGCAAGGCGCCTATTTTGCTCAAGCTCACAATGGTCTTCAGGGCGCGGTTATCGAGCTTCCTTATCCTAGCGTAGGTGCGACGGAAAATACCATTCTTGCTGCACTAAGAGCAAATGGAAAAACAGTCATTAAAAATGCCGCCATTGAACCCGAAATTATCGATCTTGTGTTGTTTTTGCAAAAAATGGGGGCCAATATTTCCATCGAAGGGCATCGCACAATCTGCATTGAAAAAACATGTGTATTTTATGAAGTAGAACATACAGTCATTGGTGATCGCATCGAAGCGGCTTCATTTGCAATGGCTGCGCTTGCAACAAAGGGACATATTTTTGTCGAAGGAATAGTCCAAAATCACATGCTTTCCTTCCTTAATCAATTTCGAAAAGTTGGAGGCGGATTTCAAGTAAAAGATGAGGGAATTGAATTTTTCTATCAAAGCGATTCGGGGAAAATCCATCTAGAAACCGATGTCTATCCAGGTTTTACCACAGATTGGCAACAACCTTATGCAGTTGTGCTCACGCAAATACAAGGCACATCGATTATTCATGAAACCGTGTACGAAAAACGTTTTGGCTATATCAAAACGCTTAAAGAAATGGGCGCGAATATTGAGCTTTTTACAAGTTGTTTGGGAAACAAACCTTGTCGTTTTAAAGATCAAAGCTATGAGCATTCTTGTGTGATTCATGGAAAAACTGTTTTGCATGGAAAAGAGATCCATATTCCCGATCTAAGAGCAGGATTTGCTTATGTACTTGCAGCCCTTGTTGCAAAAGGCAAAAGTAAAATCTATAATTTGCACTATTTAGATCGAGGCTATGACCACGTTGTGCAAAAACTGCAAACTTTGGGTGCAAATGTTGCGCGTTCAGAAGCGCAAAATAAAGAATCTATCAAGCCTTTAGAAAAAGAATTGATAGAAACAAACAGCTACCAAGAAATTCGCACATAG
- the gltX gene encoding Glutamate--tRNA ligase, translated as MTVRVRIAPSPTGDPHVGTAYMSLFNLIFARHHKGKFILRIEDTDQTRSRPEYEKHIYESLKWCGIEWDEGPDKGGEFGPYRQSERLEIYQKYAQLLLDKELAYKCFATPQELQEMREVAKKQGKRLGYDRRYRNLSPEEVQIREQKKEPFVVRLKVPLTGEVVFEDAIKGRIVTPCADIDDQVLLKSDGFPTYHLANVVDDYLMKITHIIRGDEWISSTPKHILLYEAFGFKLPEFVHMPLLLGEDGRKLSKRRNPTSIFYYRDAGYLKEAFINFLTLMGYSMKEDKEIYSLKEIIQEFDSKRIGTSGAFFDIRKLDWLNQQYMIKTIPTNHLWQRLKAWQFSDAFFEKLMPLVHTRIKTFGEMMELCDFFFINHVPLKEEYLLPRGMEKELSSMIIQTIIWQLEKSDDWSADSVSTVSKYVATLFDVNHKKIIMPILFAAVMGKQHGLPLFASSELLGKERMRYRLLKAIEFLGGLGKKKLDALKKAVEKEDCKQFHHKKIPPP; from the coding sequence ATGACAGTAAGAGTTCGTATTGCACCTTCACCAACGGGAGATCCCCATGTGGGCACAGCCTATATGTCTTTGTTCAATTTAATTTTTGCAAGGCATCACAAGGGAAAATTCATTCTTCGTATTGAGGATACAGATCAGACAAGATCACGTCCCGAATATGAAAAACATATTTATGAAAGTTTAAAATGGTGTGGGATTGAATGGGACGAAGGCCCTGATAAAGGAGGCGAGTTTGGTCCCTATCGACAATCAGAGCGCCTAGAAATTTATCAAAAGTATGCTCAGCTGCTGTTGGACAAAGAACTTGCGTATAAATGTTTTGCCACGCCACAAGAATTACAAGAGATGCGTGAAGTGGCAAAAAAACAAGGAAAACGCCTTGGATATGATCGCAGATACCGCAATTTAAGCCCCGAAGAAGTACAGATAAGAGAACAAAAAAAAGAGCCTTTTGTTGTGCGTTTAAAAGTGCCTCTAACGGGTGAGGTTGTTTTTGAAGATGCCATCAAAGGACGTATTGTCACGCCTTGCGCAGATATTGATGATCAGGTGCTGTTAAAATCGGATGGTTTTCCCACGTACCACTTGGCCAATGTGGTGGATGATTATTTGATGAAAATCACACACATTATTCGAGGAGATGAATGGATAAGCTCAACACCCAAACATATTTTGCTCTATGAAGCATTTGGGTTTAAACTTCCTGAATTTGTACACATGCCTTTATTACTTGGGGAAGATGGGCGCAAATTATCTAAAAGACGCAATCCCACATCGATTTTTTACTATCGTGATGCAGGTTATTTGAAAGAAGCATTTATCAATTTTTTGACACTCATGGGATATAGCATGAAAGAAGATAAAGAGATTTATTCGCTCAAAGAAATCATTCAAGAATTTGACTCCAAAAGAATTGGGACTTCTGGTGCGTTTTTTGATATTCGAAAGCTCGATTGGCTCAATCAACAATACATGATCAAAACCATTCCAACAAATCATCTTTGGCAACGACTCAAAGCATGGCAGTTTTCCGATGCTTTTTTTGAAAAGCTCATGCCTCTTGTGCACACACGTATCAAAACCTTTGGCGAAATGATGGAATTATGCGATTTTTTCTTCATCAATCATGTGCCGCTCAAAGAAGAGTATTTGCTGCCGAGAGGAATGGAGAAAGAATTGAGCTCAATGATTATTCAAACCATCATTTGGCAACTTGAAAAAAGTGATGATTGGTCTGCAGATTCTGTGTCTACTGTCTCTAAATATGTCGCCACACTTTTTGATGTGAATCATAAAAAAATCATCATGCCTATTTTGTTTGCAGCTGTGATGGGAAAACAACATGGTCTGCCTCTTTTTGCCTCTTCTGAGCTTCTTGGGAAAGAACGCATGCGTTATCGTTTATTGAAGGCCATCGAATTTTTGGGAGGACTGGGAAAGAAAAAACTCGATGCGCTAAAAAAAGCGGTTGAAAAAGAAGACTGCAAACAGTTTCATCACAAAAAAATCCCTCCCCCATAA